The Raphanus sativus cultivar WK10039 chromosome 2, ASM80110v3, whole genome shotgun sequence DNA segment tttgatttttttaattataataaaatctgttgagaaagaatctaacaaaatcttagtttaaaatttaaatattttttttataaataacacattaatatatttcgaaattagtaatataatattattataagtaaatttaactaaaacttattataaaaagaaaataaaaagttctttatactaacttttttatagattctatgatatattccgtattatatataaatacaagtgctatatgaattaaatattaaaaatatattaaataggtaaatcaacaaaaaaaaattattttattttttaacttaaataaattattgatcatcattataatggattaaacttcgaaaactatataatactttaatattaaaataaatgtattaacataagttaaaattttatatttacagccatacattatctttttatttattttgaaactatcaatatattgcttaaaaatgtttatatacaaaaatataatagtatataataacctttagttcatatactatttaaaaatatgttattagtaaaatatgaaatttcagtaattcatttaaaatattagtgacaaaaatcaaaatttaattataaattttattttattttaatagtaacaaaatttgttgataaaagaattaaaaatatcaccaaaaattcaaatatttataaaatgatacagtaatgtagtaccaaaacaaattcaaaattcatgtattattccaaactcaaatagttgtataattttccaaagttgtctcgaaaaaatatattattttgaaaataaatattcaaactcaaatgataatatttcaaattttacaaaagacaaaatcatggataataaagattaactttttgaaatgtacctgaaaaaaactaactatatatgttgtaaaaatttaaagtaacctaatgttttgacgtcttaatttaaaaaaatagaacttaatatcataacatccaaaacaaatatcctatataataaatttaataaaatagtatgatagatactactatgtataaagtttactaaaacaataggattatattatttaaaataaataaatcccgtaaaatactaaaatgagatatgttaaagtatattttcttaaacacaacatgtaaatataattattttagtcatatttattttctataatataaataaataaaatttaaaaatgtattatatgcaaaatgtttaaattaaagaaaacaacataatttgaatggggttctctatttgagtatttcatattttttattttattttacctaactcgaaaatatattagtaagtaataaaaatcaataacaaagtaaattttttttaaaaaccattatatattaataatactgaataagaaatataaacaataatatgatatagtaatacaatatataacactaaaatagaaattatatatttaaaacatttttaataatataaaatatatttaaaaaatataaatatatccgcacgaacgtgcgggttaaaatctagttattatCTTACGCTGATGCTTAATATACagaaaacttataaaaaatttcagaaaataaatttataggtTCAAAAAATACCTTTTACAgctaaaacaaagaaaattccATCTTTTCATAGGCATACGTAATTATTACTTTTAGTTTATATGTAGTTAGTTAAAATGATAACGTTTTTTCGCAATTGAAGCTTTGCtaataactatataatataagataATCTAAGAAGGCTAAATTTTAAAGCttaaaactttataatatcgtattaaaaatactataaattaattatcacacattatataaaatttaaaccaaaactaaatattttgaatatatattaatccaCACGAGGTGTGTCACTTACATAGTAtcaataatttacaaaaaaaaaaaatcaatttagttGATATACAAGATCTGAAAACATTGACTTTTTCATAATGTTAATTTAATTAGTATAGATATACTTCTTGTTTTTTCTCATAAAAATATAGtaagatattataattaaataatatcacAATTAtatcacaaatatatatatatatatatatatatatatatatatatatatatatattgtgtttgtCTAACACCTTCTATCTATCATCTCTTAACCTCAATTCTCTTAGAAAGATCTTTTACTTTTGCTCTTACTCAACTTCAAAGGTTTTGAAATACTCCATATATCATAATAGATGAAGCTTTGTCTCTttgcacacatattaaaaattttatttttctaaaaaatcaatGAACATATAATTtacaactaatttatttaaattataaacaaaatagtatattattCAGATATTAAATCTTTGTTTTGGCTATTCtgtatttttgtttggttcgtGACAGTTTGGTGTCTTTTATATTCTAACgttgtgtttttgtttgttgttgtggGTGTGTTTGTTATAGTCATGGCAGGATCTGCAACACAGTTTAATCAGACACTCAGTGAAATGTAACTCATTTGAcatcttttactttttaattagtACTTTGCCTTCTTAAttgactaatttttttatttttttttcttttggtgcaGCCTGGAGGGACAGGATGCGCACTTCACCTCCTATGATGAGGTTCATGACCGCTTTCAAGACATGGATTTGCAAGAGAACCTTCTTAGGGGTATCTTTGCTTATGGTATGTAAAGATGAATCATCAACAGTaacatatttttgttgtttgttggGATTCTTGTttactactttttttttaatgtacaCGTGTGTTCTCtcttgatatatatttttttgttctaggTTTTGAAAGGCCTTCCTCAGTTCAGAAAAGAGGAATCGTACCCTTTTGCAAGGGTCTTGATGTGAGCCTGCAGACACAGTCTGAAACTGGAAAAACCGCTACCTTCTGCATTGGTGTCTTGCAGCAGCTTGACGTCACCCTTTTCCAGTGCCAAGCCCTGGTCCTGGCTCCCACCAGGGAGCTTGCTGAGCAGATTGAGAATGTCATGCGTGCTCTCGGGCGTTACATTGGCGTCAAGGTTCATGCCTGTGTTCGCGAGGATAAGCCTATCCTCCAAGCTGGTGTCCATGTTTTTGTTGGGACCCCATGTCGTGTCTTTGACATACTCCAAAAACAATCACTTCGCTCTGACTGTATAAAGATGTTTGTCCTTGACGAAGCTGATGAAATGCTCTCCCGTGGTTTCAAGGATCAGATCCATGGCATATTCCAGCTTCTCCCACCAAAGATTCAGGTAGGAGTGTTCTCAGCTACAATGCCACCAGAAGCTCTCGAGATCACAAGGAAGTTCATGAGCAAACCAGTGAGAATCTTGGAGAGACGTGGCAGGCCAATACTTGAAGCTATCATACAGTTCTACGTAGACGTGGACAGAGAAGAGTGGAAACTCGAAACTCTGTATGACCTCTACGAGGCTCTAGGCATCACTCAGAGTGTCATCTTCGTCAACACTCGTCTCAAGGTTGACTGGCTCACAGAAAAAATGAGAAGCCGTGAACGCACAGTCTCAGCCACTCACGGAGACATGGACCAAAACACGATAGACATCATCCTGAGCGAGTTCAGGTCTGGTTCTTCTCGTGTTCTCATCACAACCGATCTCTTTGATTGTGGTTTTGACGTGCATCAAGTGTCTCAGATCATCAACTTTGACCTACCCACTCAGCGTGAACACTACCTTCACCGTCTCGGAAGAAGTTTACCGTTTGGGAGGAAGCGTGTGGCGATTAGCTTTGTGACTCGTGATGATGAGAGAATGTTTACTGATATTCAGAATTTTTACAATGTGGTTATTAAGAAGCTTGGATCACAAGTAGTCGGGTGGTAGCATGGTGTTCCATGGTTACTAGGAAACTTGAATTCGAATCTGTCTATCCTTATCGCAGCGCGTGGCCACTGGGATATTCACATGGCCCCCCAGCCCTTAGGGATTAAACCCtgggttataaaaaaaaaaccttgttTAGCCGAAGAAGAATAAAAGGAAGGTTACTTGTTTCGCAaggttcttgttttattttctacCCATCTGTCTTCTCTTAAGTATATTTTACCAAACTCTTTGGATATGTCTCGTCTGACTAATCTTCATTTTAATCTCAAGGAATAATTTTAGTTTCTGTTCTTGCAATATTTAATCTCTCATGCAAATAATCGCCACCATCCAACATACTGATGATGACTGGTTTATGTTAAACTAGATATGGCTCTGTGCGTTGCAcggattttatttaatgttttagttttataaagatcatataaaataaaaaatcgttTTAGGATTTTTTGCACATGTtatatgagatttattttaaaattaagaaattatgTTGCCACATAAGTTCTAGTTAATATCTTTACTTTAATAATCATGGTGCATGGATGAATTATTATCGACTTTGTATTAAAGGCTAAGAAAATATTCATACCTAAAACTTAAACTGAATCCGATCTGAATTAAGAATTGTAGTGaaattaaaatacttgaaattaaAATAAGGTCAATCGAATCAATGACCGCATCATACATTTTTATGCACTAATTTCATATTTGTATTAACTTACTATATGTCATTATTCcgaatttaaatatatatactaactttttGGTCATTTATTGAAGTTTCGATAAtcattttagaattttgaaaaacttttgtgcattttttatcatttatatattttggtttgcGTGATCTATGGATGTTTAGTTGTTCGACCAATATAAATCATGTCAGATCATCgtttttatcatataattaattataatgaaACCATCAATGAGCCATACAAATTTATGTGCATATTAAAGATCATACTTTGAATCTTGATTGtgtatatatagaaaacataactTCTTaactatattttttctaaaaataaaaaactataattttatgGTGATAcatcttaaaataaataaacaaatattttattatatgttgtAATAATGCTTAGGAAGACATAATCTTGGAGGTAATTAAGGAGTtcttctaattttattttaaatatatgacaTTCAGTctcatttatataattttataaatccCACCATATTCCTAAATATTAGATCCTAAACAATAATTGCTAATTTTTAGACTCAAATGTTATAGTATTTTTCTTGAAGATTAAAAAGTTGTGCCAAATTATAACAATTCAAGtaatttctttagttttttttttctattttggaTTTGTAGTTATCTAtgtgtgttttattattattttcaaattactTTCTTCTCATTTTCTAGTAACAATAAGATCATTTTAAACTTATCCtatgttaaataattttcttatgtCATTATTTCTCAAtgatatatttccaaaataacagtttaactaaaataaattagaaaaatactACATATTAAAAGCAAATAATGTAATACAATGCCGATGaaatttgatatgtttttgaccaaaaacatataaaaatctcCTACAGTAACAATAACAATTCTTCATGACCAAACATGAAATTGTACATCAATCATGTGTTTGATTTTCATATGATCAAACATATTTAAAGACCAAtcaaaaaacattttagttttgttttttttaattaaatagttGTAGGATCATGTTTGACATCAAACTCTTATTTAAAATTACTATTTAATAAGTTTCTAAAACTTTCTTTTTGttgaaatattctattttataaatctctcttatttagaatttttgtaaaaataagaaatactaTCATTTAACCTCTTACAATTATCTTCTATTTAGAATTTcagaaagaaataaattaatatcaaatcattatttgaagttattaattaaatatatttataattattatattacaaTTCATAACACTAAAACTTTTacaatttgttttgttaattacataaaCTTAAGTATCATGTTCGTCTTCAgattatcttttttaaaaattaccaatttggtttacaattttattttgcttaggccttaaaaatatgatacaaatcaattgtttagaatttttaataaattactatataatattattttacggGTTTCTTAGTTTTTGAGagaagaaaaaactaaaattacatTACATTATACAATTATCTTTTGTCTATGACTTAGAAAAGTAAAactactattaaatatttaattccAATAAATATTAACgacttttaaaactttttatgttttctaaaaaaattcaatatcacTTCCACAAATTTTAGTTACATAATTTTTAGTATCATGTTTATCATTAAattcttaaaaagaaaaattacaatCAAATAAGCTTTTACAATTCCATTTTAACACATACCCATTGCATGTATGACAACATcatcataatttaaaaaattatgacaGCATCATAAGATGTagtaatgataataaaaattgagTTGTATCaaggaattaaaaaaataatcaggtaatatatttttgtaaatactATTGTGTTTTGTGAAAGTAATATTACCTAAATACAGATGTGAAGTATTTGTAATTAGTTTTGgtttatagttttttataatatacaatTATCTACTAAAAGGAaagttaattatttgaaagaaaataataggAGTACTTTTACAAATTTCTTTTGttgagactttttttttaaatgttacttattttatgattaatttttccttgtgatttttattaaataacttcTGCTACTCGTAGGATTTTGTTTTGGGCAAAGTACTTGTATCGATTTTATAATTCATTTTGTTtaagatattattttaaaagttactcttttattttaaaattatcttatatttatcattaaaacgaaaattttaactttttagaaaaaataaaattatttttaaatagctttttacaattacttttttctttggaTTTTTTCCAAAAATGAAAACTACTATTAAATAGTTTTGAATAAGATAATTATGTATTATGATAAAAAAGttaaacacatgtaaaaatCTCAGAATATATATTGTCATGTCTcacgatcatgttaattagaaACTTTAAAGCGATTATGtcataataattttctttttatgaaatcctaataaaagagatttgtgaaatagttttttcttttttaaatccTAACCTAAAGatagtttgtttcttttttttttaagttctgATCAAGGAGAATtgtaaaagtttataaaattgtattttaaaataattttgatgataAACATGATACCAAAACctatttaattaacaaatacaatttataaaatagttgtgatattaaaaacgaattttaaaaagtactaaatttttaaaaaatattcaatattatctaaacaaaatataactgtataatattatgtaatggtaattttcctttttttaaatattataaaacagtagaataatattttttgtggtaataattttacttttaaaatctttttaaatcttaattaaaatagtattttaaaataatttgatgataaacatgataccaaaactatttaatataacaaatataatttataaaatagtagtgatattaaaacgaattttaaaaagtactaaattttaaaaagatatatttaatatcttctaaacaaaatataactGTATAGTATTATGTcataataattttccttttttgttataa contains these protein-coding regions:
- the LOC108831248 gene encoding eukaryotic initiation factor 4A-1-like, encoding MAGSATQFNQTLSEILEGQDAHFTSYDEVHDRFQDMDLQENLLRGIFAYGFERPSSVQKRGIVPFCKGLDVSLQTQSETGKTATFCIGVLQQLDVTLFQCQALVLAPTRELAEQIENVMRALGRYIGVKVHACVREDKPILQAGVHVFVGTPCRVFDILQKQSLRSDCIKMFVLDEADEMLSRGFKDQIHGIFQLLPPKIQVGVFSATMPPEALEITRKFMSKPVRILERRGRPILEAIIQFYVDVDREEWKLETLYDLYEALGITQSVIFVNTRLKVDWLTEKMRSRERTVSATHGDMDQNTIDIILSEFRSGSSRVLITTDLFDCGFDVHQVSQIINFDLPTQREHYLHRLGRSLPFGRKRVAISFVTRDDERMFTDIQNFYNVVIKKLGSQVVGW